The stretch of DNA CTATCCCGAGTGGGACACTTTCAAAAGTATCAGAGAGAAAATGGACCCTAACGGCCTTTTTCTTAGTCCTTACATGACTTCTATTTTCAAAAGCCAAACAAAAAGTAAAGTGATTTAACTTTTTGATAATCTGAATTCATTCAATTTCAATAAAAAATATCATTTTCACCCTTTAACCAATTCTGTCTTTAATTAAGAATTTCACAGTCGTCCCATCCTCTTGAATACTATTTAAAAAAGAAAATCTATCAAAAAACAAATTCGTGTTCTTTTAGATTAATTCGATTTTCCTAATTAAAATTACATTCACCATCAAAAAAAGACCGTCTCAGATATAATCCGGGACGGTCTTTTAATAATTGTAATTCTTAGCTTCAGAAAATTATCTGGCCAGTATATAGTTTATCCCTGCATTAATGCCACCGTAAGCATTTCTGGAAGGTTTGTAGTTATCCTGGTCATGATATTGCTCATCATTTATATCAGATATGCTCATATTTAACCGAAGACCTAAGTTTAGATATAAACCTGAAAATAAATAAAACTCTGCTCCAAACTCTAAAGTAGCAGCTATATCAACATTTGTAACATCATCTCTTCTGTTTTCTGTAGTTTCAATATCTTGAAAAACAGGAATGCTAACATTATAGCGCTCTTCAGCTTTAGTCAAAATACCAAAAGATGGACCAATCAGACCATAAAAACGAACTAGATTACCGGATTCTCCTCCATTAAACTTTAATAAAAGAGGAAACTGCAAATACCTGAAACTCAATTCTTTTGTAGAAAGTAAATTCCCATCAACTCTTTCGTAATCCTGTCCAACAGAAGTTAGTCTACCTTCCAACTGAATTCCCAGATTTTCTGTAAACTTATAGCCGGCTTTTAGTCCAAAGCTTTGGCCGGTTGTAACTTCATAGTCAAAGTCCGGTAAAAATTGATAATCATATTTCTGCTGATTTATAACCCAGGTGTTGTAAAAAGTACCCTGAAATCCAAAATAAGA from Chitinophagaceae bacterium encodes:
- a CDS encoding PorT family protein translates to MSKKNITMKKLILLLCFFAMPLLMLAQKGSYFGFQGTFYNTWVINQQKYDYQFLPDFDYEVTTGQSFGLKAGYKFTENLGIQLEGRLTSVGQDYERVDGNLLSTKELSFRYLQFPLLLKFNGGESGNLVRFYGLIGPSFGILTKAEERYNVSIPVFQDIETTENRRDDVTNVDIAATLEFGAEFYLFSGLYLNLGLRLNMSISDINDEQYHDQDNYKPSRNAYGGINAGINYILAR